TTGCCTTCGACCACTTCAGTTGCAGCTTGAATAATAGGTTCCGCGATATCCGCGGGAAGCAATCCCAAATCTCGATTGACCATCGCCGCGTACTTCTTGATCATCCCAAGCGCCCTGACAAATGACGGCTGGAAAACAAGCCCGGAGGTGGCAAAGTTCTCCATCGCTCTCTTGGTCTGTGCACCATAGTACGCGTCCTCAGGCACCAGGACCTCGCCCATACTGTCATATTCTTTCCTGTGTCCCATGCTCTGCCCTCCAACAATTCAGGAGGACTCATACTGCATCCCAGTCATAGAAGAAAATCGGGGAGGAACTTCTTGTAAGAAGTTCCTCCCCGAACCCCACCTCAAGAACTTTTGACACTTGCCGGAACCCGAATTTCCTTACAGGAAATTGGGTTCCGGCGAATGATAAAAGTTTCTTGGAGGGGGTTTGGGGAGACATTCTTTACAAAGAAGGTCCCCCCAATATTACTTCTTGACTGTGTCAGTATGAGTCCTCCTGAAGATAATTCCAGTAGCGTAGTCGTCATTGAGTACGAGTTCAAATGCCTTTTTGAAGTCTGTGGGATCGTGGTCTTCCGGTACCGGGTGGACCCATTTTTTGAGGTTTGCCCAGGTTTTGAATGTCTTATCGAAAGTGAGGCAGGTCGAGTAGATATGGAAGAATGCAAAGCCTTCGTGTCTTGTTCCTTCTTTCACCGCCTCGGTTATTCCTTTGGGGTCTCCGGCAAAGAGGCGCGCGATGAAGGATGCTCCGTACGTTAATGCCATGAGCGTTGCATTCAGAGGTTTGTCCTGAGTTCCAAAGGGGCTTGCCTTCGTCTTGGTTCCCAGCGGCGAGCTGGGAGACGGCTGACCTTTGGTGAGTCCGTAGATGGAGTTGTCGAACATGAGATAATTTATGTTCACGTTTCTGCGGCACACATGGGGAAAATGCCCTCCACCGATGGCAAGCCCGTCACCGTCACCTCCGATGACATACACCGTCAGATCTGGATTTCCGGCTTTCACTCCTGTTGCGACGGGAAGCGTGCGTCCATGCACAGTGTGGAGTCCGTATGTACTGGTGAAGAAAGGATAACGGCCGGCACATCCGATACCTGAGACGGTAACGATCTGATGGTGAGGAATTTCCAGTTCCTGGATGCAGGCATTCAAACCCTGGTGAATGCCGAAGTATCCGCACCCCGGACACCAGGTCGGCAAGGCCTCGGAACGTATGTCGAACGCCTTGGATTCTTTGATATGCTCTATTTGCTCCGCTAGAACTTTTGCGGCTGTTTTCATGCCACACCTTCCTGAAGAAGGGCTTCGATTCGCTCCAGGATATAAGCGGGCGACATGGGAGTTCCGGTTACCAGATTCAGCCGAACCACATCGCCTTTATGGAGTTTCCCGATAAGATCCGCGAGTTGCCCTTCGAAATTCAACTCCGGAATAAGAACATAACGGCACTTGTTCATGAAAGTGCGTATTTCGCGTTCATGGAATGGATAGAGCGAGATTATCTTTAGCCCCCCTACCCTCAAGCCCTTTTCCTGAGCAGTATACACTGCCTCTTCGATGGAACCGAAGGTGGAGCCCCATCCGATGACGCCCACATCGAGTTCACCATCCGAAGAGAGTTCTTCCGGAACCGGCAAATCGGCCAGGGCAGACCGAATCTTTCGGAACCGTTTTTCCGTCATTTTCATGTGTATTTCCGGCGAATAGTCTGGCTGCCCGCGTTCTGTGTGCTCAAGACCCGTTGCCACGTACGCAAATCCCTCCATTCCGGGCAGCGATCGAGGCGAAATACCCGATTCCGTATCGAGATACCGGACATACTCATTCTGTGCAGAAGCGTCCGGGTATACCGAACCGTCAGCCTTTTCCTGTTCCGTCGCAACCGGCATCACCAGATTTTCCACTCTGTTATCCAGGTAGAAGTCTGTGAGCACGATTACCGGCGTCTGATATTTTTCGGCTAACTGGAAGCTCTTTACCGTCAGGTGGTAGCATTCGGCCACATTGGTGGGAGCAATCACTATTCTCGGGGAATCTCCGGGTCCGCCGAACACTGCCGCATGCAGATCCGATTGCTCTGTCTTGGTCGGCAATCCGGTGGATGGTCCGCCTCTCTGCGCATCGAGAATCACCGCGGGTATCTCCGCCATTATCCCGTGGGTGGTGAGCTCCGTCATGAGTGCGAATCCGGGTCCCGACGTTGCGGTCATGGCACGCGCGCCGGTATAAAAAGCTCCGAGGACTGCACCAATGGAGGCTATTTCGTCTTCCATCTGAACCACGCGTCCCCCGCGCTGCGGTAAATGCTTGGCCAGGAACTCCATGATCGGGGTGGCAGGGGTGATGGGATAGCCGAAGTAGAATCGGAGTCCTGCATCCAGAGCGGCCATTCCGATTGCCTGATTGCCCGATAGCATCACTTTATTTTTGTCCATAGCCTTCGCATCTACTGTCGAGAAAACCGCTCGCAATCTATCGCGAAATGTTTTCTGGGCGTATACGTATCCTGCATCGAAACTCTTGAGGTTCGCGTCAAGAATCCGCTCACCTTTGGATCGAAATTTCCTGGTGATTACTTCACGAAACCAATCCGGATGAACACCGAAAATCGCTGCAAAGGCTCCGAGAGCAGTAAGATTTCTCCCTCGGGAAGTGCCGGCAGCACTTGTGGCGAGATCGCCCATGGGAAGTCCGTACAGCGCTGTGCCGGGTTCTATTTCTGCAGCTAGAGACTCCTTTTCGGAGACATAGGAAGGAGGCTGATTATCGAAAAGAGCTACTGAGTCTTCTGCAAGAAACGGAACACGTGATTTGGATTGCTTGTCATCCAGCGAGATCAATACGTGAGTCTTATCTTCAAGAGCTACGATGGAGTTCGTGCCGATCCTGGAACGTGTCACACAACGTCCGAACCCGCGTATTTCAGCGGGATAGGAATCGAACCCTAGGACTGAGAAACCGCCAAGAGACATGGCTTCATTAATGAGACCGCCTGCCGCAATGGTACCATCCCCGGCCATTCCGCAGACTTCAATCGTCATATCCACTTTGGGCATGATTAGAACTCCGTCCACCACGAAGTATTCACTGTTATTTCATCGAACTGAAAGATGCCCGGCGCGGCGACATCAGCCGTGACTTGTTCCCCGAGAAGATTCAGAGCAGCCACTTTTCCGAGATTCCTGGCATTCCTGTAACCGATGGAAACCCAGTAGTCTCTTATTCCCGGATGGTACACTTGCGCACAGTCGCCTGCTGCATAGACTCCTTCAAATCGTGTCCGGAGCCGTTCATCCACGATAATGCCGCGTTCTATGGTCAGTCCGCTGCGGGCGAGGAATTTGACATCCGGCATCAGCCCGAAGAAAGCTCCAAATGCGCCTACAGTGAGCTTTCGGGTTTCCGTGTTGACTACTATTTCATTGTCGGAGATCTTTGTGATCCCCTTGATATTTTCAGACTCGATGACTTCCACGCCCTTTTTCGTCAAGGCGCGCGATACCGAGTCATGGATATCCGCATCAAAGCGGACCGGCCAGAAAGCCCCGCCCTGGATCATGAAGAATACTTTCTTTCCCATAGAAAGCAGCGCTTTTGTGA
The sequence above is a segment of the Desulfomonile tiedjei DSM 6799 genome. Coding sequences within it:
- a CDS encoding thiamine pyrophosphate-dependent enzyme yields the protein MKTAAKVLAEQIEHIKESKAFDIRSEALPTWCPGCGYFGIHQGLNACIQELEIPHHQIVTVSGIGCAGRYPFFTSTYGLHTVHGRTLPVATGVKAGNPDLTVYVIGGDGDGLAIGGGHFPHVCRRNVNINYLMFDNSIYGLTKGQPSPSSPLGTKTKASPFGTQDKPLNATLMALTYGASFIARLFAGDPKGITEAVKEGTRHEGFAFFHIYSTCLTFDKTFKTWANLKKWVHPVPEDHDPTDFKKAFELVLNDDYATGIIFRRTHTDTVKK
- a CDS encoding 2-oxoacid:acceptor oxidoreductase subunit alpha, which translates into the protein MPKVDMTIEVCGMAGDGTIAAGGLINEAMSLGGFSVLGFDSYPAEIRGFGRCVTRSRIGTNSIVALEDKTHVLISLDDKQSKSRVPFLAEDSVALFDNQPPSYVSEKESLAAEIEPGTALYGLPMGDLATSAAGTSRGRNLTALGAFAAIFGVHPDWFREVITRKFRSKGERILDANLKSFDAGYVYAQKTFRDRLRAVFSTVDAKAMDKNKVMLSGNQAIGMAALDAGLRFYFGYPITPATPIMEFLAKHLPQRGGRVVQMEDEIASIGAVLGAFYTGARAMTATSGPGFALMTELTTHGIMAEIPAVILDAQRGGPSTGLPTKTEQSDLHAAVFGGPGDSPRIVIAPTNVAECYHLTVKSFQLAEKYQTPVIVLTDFYLDNRVENLVMPVATEQEKADGSVYPDASAQNEYVRYLDTESGISPRSLPGMEGFAYVATGLEHTERGQPDYSPEIHMKMTEKRFRKIRSALADLPVPEELSSDGELDVGVIGWGSTFGSIEEAVYTAQEKGLRVGGLKIISLYPFHEREIRTFMNKCRYVLIPELNFEGQLADLIGKLHKGDVVRLNLVTGTPMSPAYILERIEALLQEGVA
- a CDS encoding NAD(P)/FAD-dependent oxidoreductase; amino-acid sequence: MDTRHFVIIGNGPAGNEAAATLREHAPHVRITVIGQEHAIYYRPNLLPDFIAGRLSEDDLHVKPLDFYKEKNIKLRLGQKVIDVNFANREIVLEHKEVIRFDGLILATGGKPRIPEHLQVFEHLMLPLKTLPDAKAWIQKLQQIDSILIVGGDLTSLCFTKALLSMGKKVFFMIQGGAFWPVRFDADIHDSVSRALTKKGVEVIESENIKGITKISDNEIVVNTETRKLTVGAFGAFFGLMPDVKFLARSGLTIERGIIVDERLRTRFEGVYAAGDCAQVYHPGIRDYWVSIGYRNARNLGKVAALNLLGEQVTADVAAPGIFQFDEITVNTSWWTEF